One Manihot esculenta cultivar AM560-2 chromosome 6, M.esculenta_v8, whole genome shotgun sequence DNA segment encodes these proteins:
- the LOC110617110 gene encoding uncharacterized protein LOC110617110, which yields MADLPPPESHLNGGNTAGERGGPSIAVASSETVGSKRQRRPSVRLGEIGGDQLYDSHSRRTTSNKQWKHHHLLSLDHKKDPNTSSKGSKTRALTNLTISGEFTETLDEDKEVNLDAVAIGSWRVKDSKKRASNATTKRVRSSWVSKIDDAGGGSANNNVEGDEKYSGGEDVDDTYRGFDMENSESPLKEQSPVHSLENLGDGNERNEREIYYNRWPLRARDNHNYNHHHDGVELSGPSDTDARDYRNNGRCGGGGEDGVRIWLNSIGLGRYAPVFEIHEVDDEILPMLTLEDLKDMGINAVGTRRKMFCAIQKLGKGFS from the coding sequence ATGGCTGACTTACCTCCACCGGAGAGCCATCTCAACGGTGGTAACACTGCAGGAGAAAGAGGAGGACCTTCAATTGCAGTCGCATCATCGGAAACCGTTGGCTCCAAGCGCCAGCGGAGGCCCAGCGTCCGTTTAGGCGAAATCGGTGGCGACCAGCTCTACGACAGCCATTCGCGGAGAACCACCAGTAATAAGCAATGGAAGCATCATCACCTCCTGTCTCTCGATCACAAAAAGGATCCCAATACCTCTAGTAAAGGCTCAAAGACTCGGGCTTTAACCAATTTAACTATTAGCGGTGAGTTCACTGAAACCCTAGATGAGGACAAAGAGGTCAATTTGGATGCCGTCGCAATTGGAAGCTGGAGAGTCAAGGATTCGAAAAAGCGGGCTTCCAATGCCACCACCAAGCGAGTCAGATCCAGTTGGGTCTCCAAAATCGACGATGCTGGCGGTGGCAGTGCAAACAACAATGTCGAGGGAGATGAAAAATACAGCGGTGGCGAAGATGTGGATGATACTTACCGCGGATTCGACATGGAAAATTCTGAAAGTCCGTTAAAAGAACAGAGTCCTGTTCACTCCCTTGAGAATTTGGGAGACGGGAATGAGAGAAACGAGAGGGAAATTTATTACAATAGATGGCCGCTCAGGGCAAGGGATAACCATAATTATAATCATCATCACGATGGGGTTGAATTATCAGGCCCATCGGATACTGACGCCAGAGATTACAGGAACAATGGGAggtgtggtggtggaggagaggATGGGGTGAGGATTTGGCTGAATAGTATAGGGTTAGGGCGGTATGCACCAGTTTTTGAAATCCATGAGGTGGATGATGAGATTTTACCAATGCTGACACTGGAGGATTTGAAGGATATGGGGATTAATGCAGTTGGGAC